One window from the genome of Alnus glutinosa chromosome 13, dhAlnGlut1.1, whole genome shotgun sequence encodes:
- the LOC133854164 gene encoding 6-phosphogluconate dehydrogenase, decarboxylating 3, chloroplastic, which translates to MEASQALSRIGLAGLAVMGQNLALNIADKGFPISVYNRTASKVDETVHRAHQEGQLPLNGQYSPRDFVLSIQRPRSIIILVKAGSPVDQTIAALSSHMDPGDAIIDGGNEWYENTERRISEVSQQGLLYLGMGVSGGEEGARHGPSLMPGGSYEAYTNIQDILQKVAAQVPNDGPCVTYIGEGGSGNFVKMVHNGIEYGDMQLISEAYDVLKNVGGLNNEELSEIFTEWNRGELESFLVEITADIFRVKDDLVDGYLVDTILDKTGMKGTGKWTVQQAAELSVAAPTIAASLDCRYLSGLKDERENAAEVLREAGLKEPEGVKLSGADKKRLIDDVRQALYASKICSYAQGMNLLRAKSVEKGWGLDLGELARIWKGGCIIRAVFLDRIKKAYKRNPNLASLVVDTEFAREMVQRQAAWRRVVGLAISAGISTPGMCASLAYFDTYRRARLPANLVQAQRDLFGAHTYERIDRPGSFHTEWTKLARKSNAGVGALN; encoded by the coding sequence ATGGAGGCCTCACAAGCTCTGTCACGCATAGGACTGGCGGGCCTGGCCGTCATGGGCCAAAACCTGGCCCTAAACATCGCCGATAAAGGCTTCCCCATCTCCGTCTACAACCGTACGGCCTCCAAGGTCGACGAGACCGTCCACCGTGCCCACCAAGAAGGCCAGCTTCCCTTAAACGGCCAGTACAGCCCCAGAGACTTTGTCCTCTCCATCCAGCGGCCCAGATCGATTATCATCCTGGTCAAGGCCGGCTCACCCGTTGATCAAACCATCGCCGCCCTCTCCTCCCACATGGACCCCGGCGACGCCATCATCGATGGCGGCAACGAGTGGTACGAGAACACCGAGCGGAGAATCTCCGAGGTCTCCCAACAGGGTCTCCTCTATCTCGGCATGGGGGTCTCCGGCGGCGAGGAGGGTGCTCGTCACGGACCGTCGCTCATGCCCGGAGGATCCTACGAGGCATACACCAACATCCAAGACATACTCCAAAAGGTCGCCGCGCAGGTCCCAAACGACGGGCCGTGCGTCACCTACATCGGCGAGGGCGGGTCTGGGAACTTCGTGAAGATGGTCCACAACGGAATCGAGTACGGCGACATGCAGCTCATCTCGGAGGCCTACGACGTGTTGAAGAACGTGGGGGGGCTAAACAACGAGGAGCTCTCGGAGATCTTCACGGAGTGGAACAGAGGTGAATTGGAGAGCTTCTTGGTCGAGATTACCGCTGATATTTTCAGGGTTAAGGATGATTTGGTAGATGGGTATTTGGTGGACACGATTTTGGACAAGACTGGAATGAAAGGGACTGGGAAATGGACGGTACAGCAGGCTGCGGAGCTGTCTGTGGCCGCGCCGACGATCGCCGCGTCGTTGGATTGCCGGTACCTGAGTGGGTTGAAGGACGAGCGAGAGAACGCCGCGGAGGTGTTGAGAGAAGCGGGGTTGAAGGAGCCAGAGGGAGTAAAGCTTAGTGGGGCTGATAAGAAGAGGTTGATAGACGATGTGAGGCAGGCATTGTACGCGTCAAAGATATGTAGCTATGCGCAGGGGATGAACTTATTGAGGGCCAAGAGTGTGGAGAAAGGGTGGGGTTTGGATTTGGGGGAGCTAGCGAGGATTTGGAAAGGTGGGTGTATTATAAGAGCGGTGTTCTTGGATAGGATCAAGAAAGCCTATAAGAGGAACCCCAATTTGGCGAGCTTGGTAGTAGACACAGAGTTTGCGAGGGAGATGGTGCAGAGGCAGGCAGCGTGGCGGAGGGTGGTGGGGCTTGCAATATCGGCCGGGATCAGCACCCCTGGGATGTGTGCTAGCCTCGCCTATTTCGATACGTATAGGCGGGCAAGGCTGCCGGCAAACCTTGTGCAGGCGCAGAGGGACCTGTTCGGAGCACATACCTATGAAAGGATTGATCGGCCGGGGTCATTTCATACCGAGTGGACGAAGCTCGCCCGGAAGAGTAATGCTGGTGTTGGTGCTCTCAATTGA
- the LOC133853854 gene encoding uncharacterized protein LOC133853854, with amino-acid sequence MLTDHLFLEKHKQIEKKKKEHFERRVWYCDPTNIMSWNLFICFLLLTLFSCSFVNGGSGSDNSATEYSLDASLQAFAFKALLRHRPHTGALYKAILPANLSSIDVSIVRLRSRRLWNRGANFSFFHIPSRTMPVPHVRRLAIVYQNLGNLSSQFYGVKGYSPVTPVVGFLVFDASNVSAKSIRKLSLNTVGKPISIHFPSFALSEGMMSKTRCVAVYGNGTVYLSEMSVPAAGVCYCRDEGHFSIVVPVKRKKLEGLWYLWVVGFVVGISGLVVMGYAGMASVRILKTKKIQVMERQADDDLILESRWVGCSKMPSAAVTRTQPVLENGGLQ; translated from the coding sequence ATGCTTACTGATCACCTGTTCCTCGAAAAGCATAAACAGAtcgagaagaaaaagaaggagcATTTTGAAAGACGAGTCTGGTATTGTGATCCGACGAACATCATGAGCTGGAACTTGTTCATCTGCTTCCTTCTTCTCACCTTATTTTCTTGCTCATTTGTCAATGGCGGTTCCGGTTCGGACAACTCTGCTACCGAATATTCCTTGGATGCTTCTCTTCAAGCATTTGCCTTCAAAGCACTGCTCCGCCACCGGCCTCACACGGGCGCTCTCTACAAAGCCATCCTTCCGGCCAATCTTTCAAGCATCGACGTCTCAATTGTCCGCCTCAGAAGCCGCAGGTTGTGGAACAGGGGGGCCAATTTCAGCTTCTTTCACATACCGTCAAGAACTATGCCTGTGCCTCACGTAAGAAGGCTTGCTATTGTTTATCAGAACTTGGGTAACTTGTCTTCCCAGTTCTACGGCGTGAAGGGTTACTCTCCGGTCACTCCGGTCGTCGGCTTCCTGGTTTTTGATGCGTCAAATGTTAGCGCCAAAAGCATCAGAAAGCTGAGCCTTAACACGGTGGGTAAGCCTATTTCGATTCATTTTCCCAGTTTCGCTCTCTCCGAGGGAATGATGTCTAAGACAAGATGCGTGGCAGTTTACGGTAACGGGACCGTTTATCTCAGTGAAATGAGCGTGCCGGCGGCCGGTGTATGTTACTGTAGAGACGAAGGTCATTTTTCGATTGTTGTTCCggtgaagaggaagaagctagAGGGGCTGTGGTATCTGTGGGTGGTTGGGTTTGTGGTTGGGATTTCTGGGTTGGTTGTGATGGGTTACGCCGGGATGGCGTCTGTGAGGATTTTGAAGACGAAGAAGATTCAGGTGATGGAAAGACAAGCTGATGACGATTTGATTCTTGAGAGTAGATGGGTGGGTTGTAGTAAGATGCCTTCTGCTGCTGTAACAAGAACTCAGCCTGTCCTTGAGAATGGAGGCCTTCAATAG